The genomic region ATGTATGGGCAGTGAGATACCTTTTGTTATTTCTCACATACTGTAAGGAGACCAATAAGAACTAATACAATCAGCATAATTGTAACTGTATATCACACAAGTGCTGTTCTCACGTTTACAAATTAGTATTCAGAAAGTTTGATCAATTAGATGTATAAATGGCACCTTTAGATATAGGTAATCAGCATCTGTTTATTTACATTGTATAAACCTTCTGATGGATATGTACAGTGTGGCTTGATTTCATAAACTTTGATTAACACTTCTATGCCAACATGTCAAATGTCAATATTTATATAAAGAACTCATTCTTACTAAGTTTCCTAGTTCCTGTGCCAATGTTATTAGTGACTGAGTTGCACAGTAACATTTGATCAGATAAATACTGGTAATGTACTTTCCTTGTAGGCATGTTGGAGGGGACAGAGTCTGTGTCGTGTCCAGGAGATCTCTCATGTCTTTGTCTCACTGCCAtctctctgtcactgtgtgtggcAGTCTGGACCTTATAGTTCTTATCAGAGGTATTGTGATTGGAACCAATCCCCCTCTTTTCTAGTGGCTTGTGTGACTTAAAGCGCTGTCCCCAAAAAATCTCATCTTCTGTGTAGGAGGTCCTCACATGGAAGGCTGTGCCTGAGAAGAaatacatattatattatatacatctGCTGTCCAAACCAGGTATTAAGGATACTGTAGGTCCCTTTATTCATGTTTTGATAATGATAACATATAAATAACTCACAACCATTCATTTGAAAAATGACAGGTGCCCTTTTTGCGCTGATTGAAATAGcccaaacagttatttttttcCAACTCCAGATTTCCCCACCTCTCAGCACAAACCTGCGTCTTGAACGGCTCCGTCCACCATGACCACAATTTCAAAGGTATCCCACTCTAAAGAGTCAGCGCTGATGCCCCAGAGAGGACTTTGTTCATCAATGACATGCTCCACGGTCTGGGGCTCCACTGTGAACAGCCTGGCTCCATCTGGCCCCATCCCCAGAGTCAGCTCTCTCTGCTCCAACAGGATGAACTCTCCCTCTTTGGTATGGTGAGATTTGATCAGCTTGGCTCTTATCTCTGCCACCAGCATGTGTGTTTCTTTTAGAGTCTTGACGTTGAACATCAGGCACAGCCTCTCATCCCTCTCAGAGACCACACAGTGCTGACTGAATAACAGAGTGGGCAGCCTCCTCTTAGGCCTGGCTAGCTTGGCCAGGATGCAGCCCAGCATCAGGGTGTCTAACACTGATTCaatgatggactgtgccatcatGAGAACCAGCCCGTCCATGCATTTGGCTGAGACCACTCTAGAGCCGTAGCCGTTGATGACTTGGCTGTCCATGGAGATAGAGAGGGCCGAATGGAAACTGTCCAGTTTCTCAAAGCATGGCTGCCATTGCGGGTCTTGTATGTGTTCCATATCACCACGCAGCCAAGCACCCAGGAAGTAGAGCTCTGCGAAGGCTGCCCAGGTGACGGTGTAGCAGAGGGTGAAGACAAATAGGATCCAGCTGTACTTCAGATCCACCAGGGTGCCGATCAGGTCACACATCTTGTTCTTGGAACTGTATGATGAGCCACGACACATGCCATCCTTGGTGAAGTAGCGATGGTGCTGGCGACCATTAGAACTGGAACTCTTGTATCTTATGTCTCCTGTACTCTTGGAAGAAGAAGATGTGGCCTTGTTCTGTGTTTTCTTCCCTCTATTAGGTTTACTAGAGCCTTTCCCAATCCAGGAGCTTGTATCATAACTGGAGAACCTCTCAGCACTCCTGGTCTGTCTTGCTTTGTGCTGTGATTGGATGATCCTCTGACTGACCGGCAGTGGATGCAGCTTTGGATGGTGAACAGGCATGGTGACATACTGACCCCTACTGGTGGTCCTGGATATTTTATTGGGATTGGCTAAAGATACTCTTGTGTCCACCTGCAATGAAGACATCAAGACAGTAAGGTGTCATCTGAAATCGAACAGTGAAGATGTTGATAACAACACAATAATAAACCTGTCATCTTTGCAGTGAATATTGGAATGTTATACTGACCCTCCTCAGGTATGGCCTGTATGGGTTATATGGGTTGTGTCGAAGTGAAGCTCTGGGTCTGATGTTCTTCCTGGGGTATGGGGGAGTTCCATAGTTGCCATAGTCCCCATAGAGTGCACAGCTGTTGGAGATCACCGTGGAGAACATGGCTGGAAACCGAGACAAACCGACAGGAGTGTCCACCGTTTATACCGTCAACAAGACAAACTAGAAAAAAGTTTATGACCTGCGCAGGTTCAAAAATCCTGTTAACAATAATAGTTTTTAATGATGTGTGCAGGATGACACTTGTATCCAGTCTGAGAATATAGAGCAAGCGTTGACATGTCCTTGTTTATGTCTTGTTGTAAAAACGAACGATGGAGAGGGTGGATAAGAGCAGGGCTGCTGCTCCAGTCAGTCTCCAGTCCAGATGGTGTGTAATGTGGTTTGCTTTAGCTGCCCACCATGCTCACACTAATTAAACAGAGGAGATTACATTATCACCAGCTCTTAATCAATCTGCTCGTCTACAGAGCATGACCATGGATTTCATGAGATTACAGAGGAGATAATCCTTTTTGCACATGTGTAACTAAATTTAGCCCACCTTTCATCTTTTCAAAATGGCTCCATTACATTTGGTGGATCTCATGCTCATCAACTACATAAACAGGACAGGATAGTTCTATGTCAGCACAATCATAATACACTAGTGGACTTTTCCATCATTGGAAACAAAGTAGGAGCTTCTTTACTATATCCACGTCATGTTGTCTTGTCACTATGCCCTGCTGGTGGAAGTATATGTGTTGGTATAGACCATAGCAATGCTGTGTTTCCATTTTATTTTGTTTCTcgtagtggtggaaaaagtacccaattgtcatacttgagtaaaagtaaaggtaacttaaatagaaaatgactcaagtaaaagtgaaagtcacccagtaaaataatacttgagtaaaagtctgaaagtatttggtcataaatatacttaagtatcaaaagtaaatgtaattgctaaaatgtacttaagtatcaaaagtgaaagtataaatattgaattagaccattttcctgcattcaaaatgtaactagtacttttgggtgtcagggaaaatgtatggagtaaaaagtacataattttctttaggaatgtagtagtatagtaaagtaaagtacagataccccgaAAAACGACTTAAGTTGTATTTGAAagcatttttacttaagtactttacaccactgttttTTGATTCAGTAAGTTAGAATTACATTTTTACTGAGTTTCCATTCTAAAAGGTAAACACAGCATTGCTATGGTCTATACCACCACATCCCAAACCTAAAAATAAACATAGAAACAAGAACATAAACAAAGGTAGTACCTGTGATGAAGAATTCCCTCTTGTTATTGACTGGATTCAGTTACTGTATGGCTGCCATTCTGCTTAGTGTTGGACACAACAGTATGTGTggtagagcagagggagagagggcagagaggcagCGACTTATCCCTTCCCTCATCTGTAGCAGCTCGTCAAACCCACCCAGCTGTTAGTCTGGCATCGTGCCACTAAGGGTCACCAAACCACCTGTCATGACTTCAGCTGCATGCTACAGTGAGACAGGAAAACACAACCCTTTTTATTGTTATGTTCATTTTTGATATGTTATGTTTCCTTGGTGTATTTTGAAAGgtgcaaataaaatgtattattattattattattattattaacccaACCATTATGGATTTACATTTGGATATTTTCTAACATATTCAAATTATGAACATTTTCCTGTAGTGCATGTAAATAGTATGCAGAAAAAAACAGACAGTAAGAACTCACTTTACTTGACTGATGACACAATAAAGACCTGCATTGTAAaattgttttattatttttttcatcatGCCACAGAACACTGATGCGTAAAGAGAGCTGTGCCTGAAACCACACTGAGAAAACACTTGCACACACAGTGTTACAAAGCTGTAATGCAAAGGGATTTAACACACATGGCAAGAAGAACAACCCTGATTGGACACCAGGACAAGCACTGACTGAACTGGTGCTGAGGTAGACAAACATTTACATAATATCTACCTAAATGATGATAATCACATCCTTATAGTACACACACCAAATAATACAACTTCCGTTTTGTTACAACATAGAAAGATCAAAGAAAAGCTTTTTTTCAAAGTGCTCTGTTAGTTTTGGTCCACCACGGAAATCCTAAGATCCTTATAGTGCATGtgtatgtacactgaacaaaaatataaatgcaacatgtaaagtgttggtacaTGTTTCATCAGGTGAAATTAAAGACACCAGctattttccatatgcacaaaaaagcttatttctatcaaattttgtgcacaaatagTTTTACATCCGTGTTATTTACATATTTCTTAttggccaagataatccatccactagacaggtgtggcatatcgacAAGCTGATTatatagcatgatcattacacgggtacaccttgtgctggggacaacaaaaggccactctaaaatgttccatttagtcacacaacacaatgccacagatgtctcaagttttgagggagcatgcaattggcatgctgactgcaggaatgtccaccagagctgttgccagagaattggatgttcatttctctaccataaaccgcctccaacatcgttttagagaatttggcagtaattccaaacggcctcacaaccgtaggccacatgtaaccacaccagcccaggacctccacattcgacttcttcacctgcgggatcgtctgagaccagccacccgaacagctgatgaaactgaggagtatttatgtctgtaataaagcccttctgTGGTGAAAAACCTCTGGTTGTCTTGGCTTGGCTCCCAGGTAGGTGGGCCTATGGtttcccaggcccacccatggctgcgcccctgaccagcaatgtgaaatccatagattagggcccaatgaatgtatttgactgatttccttctatgacctgtaactcagtgaaatcattcaaattgttgcatgttgcgtttatatttctgttcagtatagaATAGAAAGCAGTACAGTGAAGCTGAGTTGATACTTTTAATAGTTTTCATGGCACTGAGTGCTGGCTGTTTGTTCTAGAATGTAAAATGTATGGGTGTTAGACCCATATTATGCCCAACGTTTAGCTTTATAAAGATGATTAACAATACCACTATGTATTCTGTGTTGTCTGTGCATTTTTCCCATTTGATGAATTCACAATCCAAATTTTCCTTTGACATGACAGAACATTTTGAAAGAAAATCTCACTCGTTGCTTTGAGGCATGAGGTGCCTGGGGCATATAATACCATAGTCATTAGAAGTATCTTGCTTCAAATTACAATGTTTAGACAATAGGGTCTACTACGGCATGGCAGTGAAAGTCATTTCTTCACTAGCAATAAACAAACAACCAGGAACAACAACGATCAATACAACATACATGTACTGTGTTCATGTATTCAGCACATCTATTCTCCATTTATAAAAGAGGCACAGGGAGGGCTCTTACTCAAATCAGACTCCAGAGACTTACAAAACACACAAGAAAAGATGTTTCCTAAATCAAATGTAAACAAATTGCAGATCACTGTAATACAAAAATACAACATCTTTAAATCAGAGAATCCCTCATCTGGCTCTCGTCTAGAAATAAGATACAATCACATTTACAGCAACAGACAACTGACGATAACCTGCTTTTAGCCATTTAACTTTACAGAATAATCTTTTCACGTTTAGTAAAAAAGCCAACACTTTTATTCAGATTATGTCTTTTTCATCACTTAGAGAAAAATCGAATTCTGTGATTTAACAGACTGCTATAATTCAACTTATAAAAAATGATACACATAAAAGTCACTTTAAAGACTTTCAAATCTTTTTTTCCACCCAACAGGCAACCATCCGAATCAATTCCATGAATTGATTCTCAGAACATTTCAAGCCGCTTCGCCAATATAAAAGGCATTTGAAGTTAAAGCTACAGATGATGGATGAAAACACGATGAAAAACACCAGTTCTAAGATGTGCTATTGCCTCTGTGCAAAAGTTGAAGATTGAAGAGGTAGCACTTATTCTAATAACAAAATAAACGGCCTTGAGGTtgggtcaaaataaccaacaCCTATTTGGTAACAAAAACGATGCACAACATAAATATCAAAACCTGTTGCACCTTAATGCTTGTCAATCAGCATGAGCAGACAGACTAACTGACAGGTAAGGAAAATCCTATGCGTAATATGTGCACTGAAAAACAAGACACAAATTAAATCAAGCATATGGACAACATTCAAGTAAAACATGCAGAAAACAAACAACAACCAAAAAAATCTATAACAGGAAATAATAAGCCAGGAAATTATTGTTTATCTCAATCAATCTATGTAGTATAGTATTGCAAATTATACCAGAGAAGTTGGGTTCTACATCTCACAA from Oncorhynchus keta strain PuntledgeMale-10-30-2019 chromosome 18, Oket_V2, whole genome shotgun sequence harbors:
- the LOC118371693 gene encoding G protein-activated inward rectifier potassium channel 3-like; this translates as MFSTVISNSCALYGDYGNYGTPPYPRKNIRPRASLRHNPYNPYRPYLRRVDTRVSLANPNKISRTTSRGQYVTMPVHHPKLHPLPVSQRIIQSQHKARQTRSAERFSSYDTSSWIGKGSSKPNRGKKTQNKATSSSSKSTGDIRYKSSSSNGRQHHRYFTKDGMCRGSSYSSKNKMCDLIGTLVDLKYSWILFVFTLCYTVTWAAFAELYFLGAWLRGDMEHIQDPQWQPCFEKLDSFHSALSISMDSQVINGYGSRVVSAKCMDGLVLMMAQSIIESVLDTLMLGCILAKLARPKRRLPTLLFSQHCVVSERDERLCLMFNVKTLKETHMLVAEIRAKLIKSHHTKEGEFILLEQRELTLGMGPDGARLFTVEPQTVEHVIDEQSPLWGISADSLEWDTFEIVVMVDGAVQDAGTAFHVRTSYTEDEIFWGQRFKSHKPLEKRGIGSNHNTSDKNYKVQTATHSDREMAVRQRHERSPGHDTDSVPSNMPTRKVHYQYLSDQMLLCNSVTNNIGTGTRKLSKNEFFI